A region of the Silene latifolia isolate original U9 population chromosome 9, ASM4854445v1, whole genome shotgun sequence genome:
CTCCCAACAACTTAACACGGGCACAAACAGAATACTTgtgtatataaaaaaaaaactctccTGGGTTCAATTATCTGAACAAAAACAAACGACTTGCTTGATGCAGCTATTAGCCTATTACGCCGTGAACTTAGTGCCTCTCTTATACTCCTACTCTCACAAGATGCTTAAATGACTATCAAATCAAAATCAGGCCTAAAATCCAGTAAAAATCAACGTCGCCAGGAACGGCCTTGTTTCTGTTGCATGCGCCTGCAACAAGCGAGAACCACATGAGCCCTTGTATTATAAATAGTTAAATATATTACGCTATAATATGCTACACCCCTCTAACTCTACAGGTTATTTACGTTTATTCAGAACTCCCCTAACGAGAAAACGcttaaaagaacatattttacTATTCCACAATAGTAACCAGGGTTGTGTAAATATAGCAAAACAAAAATGTATGAAACAAAAAGAATAACACAACATTTCTATAAAGCGTTTTTACTCAAACGACTTGCATTATTGAAAAGCCAATTGAAGTTTTAGTTCGAATTGGTAACTACAAATTTAATTACGTTATTGAAAAATAGCTATACAATTGGCTAACATGAACATCTTAAACCGTAAAGCTCATCACTAGAATGTGCTCTTCGAGCAGATACGCCCTGTAATACACTTTCAAAATCTTATACTTTTACTAGTTTGTTATGAAGTGGTAAGACCAAAATCATCTAGATAAATGGATTGCTCAAAATGGACTGAACTTGTGGCATGACCCATATAAGTTCTCTTCTCTAAGACACACAGCCAAGAGAGATAAAAGAAACCTCGTGTAGGTAGATAAAATTGCAACAGCAAGAGAGAGGTAtgcaaatcacaaaaaaaaaacaattaacaaaGATGATGAGGAAAAGCCTCGTGCATCAGCCTGAAGAAGAATACTATAAGCAACGAAGAGTCAAGACCCCTTGCCCTATCTCTGTCACTCATGCTGTCAAATTTCATACCATAAAAAACACTAACCAAAAAGGAACAAAAAAAGGTATGTGCTGCATACATCAGCAAATTTTTGTAGTGTCACATTTTTAAGCTAGGTAAATGTTATGCATCTCAAATACTCGCACCATCTCAAGTCGGAAATCAAAACACACATCACTTGCTCCTAAACCTAAAGCATAGAAATAAATTGCAGATGTAGGgaaaaaataacataaattatGCAGGAAAGGATCACCAATTCACAGCTAGACTTTCACACGAAATTAAAGTGGGGCATCTTACTTTTGGTGCTCCTTAGAGCGTTCTATAAATTCTTTTGCAATATCCCGCCCTTGAAAGGATGCTATCACTTTACGAATATCTGGTGGCCCACTCTGGCCAACAACTGTAAACAAACCAAGATTGTAAAAAGCATCGAACATGTTTAATATAATCAGTATATGAACCGCATGTCACAACAGATTGCAGTCTAATAATGCTAAGAGATACATAAAGTTGAAGGAGTAGCACACACATTCAAGAAATGGAATAAGATCCAGCAGAGTAGTATCAGCCTTATCATCTGATATCCATGGCTTGATTTGGATACAGTTTTCTGGTTGAAGGCAATGTTCCAGGGCATGGCCACTAATATAAATAACCCTTCTAGGATCACGGTTCAGTTTTGAAAGGTCCTGACATAAGACAAATTAAAACATAACCTTCTTGAGCGTGCTCAAAGGAGCGTTAAGCTATTGAGTATAATCGCCAAACAAATGTATGGAACAGATAGCTGAAATTTCAAGAAATCCTGTCAAGGTCGCGGTGTTACAaggtttagtgtttgatttgaTTAAAACGAGGGCTTCAAGTTCGTAGAACACTGCCTACCTTTAGATGGGTTCAAATTCTCAAATATAAATATCTCAAAGACTCAAAACTATATTGCAAAAAACTTCAAACCATTGCCCCATCCGCACCTTGAAAAATGCAAATTGCTCCTCTTACATTGACATTAGTCGAGTCAAATGTGTAAGGGTAGCCTCAGcaaaacacaaaacaaacagGCTAGGATATTATAACTTCATACATCATACATTGTACAAATGCATGGACAACTACTATTATAACTCTGATAAGGGTCACTAAATGTTTccatttccaatggagccaaagatttGTTATTCCTTGGTTGTGGATTACGATGGAATGAAGTAAAATGACTCACTAAAATGGCTTCACTTCTTTTAATTGTGAAGTACCAGTCATTCAATTCAGTTCCCAACgaaattttcatcttgggtctttcggaaacagcctctttgtgtcgCCAACACGAGGgcaaggctgcgtacatccgaccccctctTACCTCGCAATTTGTGGGAGCCCTTGAGGAAGTGGGGCAATGTTgctgttgttgtcgttgttacAAGAGGTTAAATACATAAGAAAACAGAAAAGCTGTCCAATCATATTGGTTCACATGTAACATGGAATCAAGAGATTTTGACTGCTCAATGTCAAAACATGCCTTGTTTCCTTAGTATGTACTTGAACTTCTTACTTTAGATAGACACTAAATAAAACACCGACTAGTTGAAAGAGACTCACCCTGTAATGTTTACCATCCTTGTATAATGTTGCAGCCCTTGATAACCTGTGAGCTATACATTGTTTTTTATCTAACCTTTCAAGAACAGGGTCAACATACTGTTAAAACAAGATACAAGGTCAGTCTTACAAGTGATATTTAAATAAAGAAGTGTTGCATCCATGCATTAGTTGAAGAAAGAATATAAACCCACCATTTGCAAGTTATCAGAATAGACGACAATCTCATAAAATTGCGCTAGGTGCTCTAGAAAAGCATCGACACCAGGCCTCTTGAAAGTTCTCCAGCCCCTTTCACGCTGCAAATATTTTTCCAGTGAAAAGAATTTTACTGAATTTGAACAGATGAGAAAGATAGGTGTTTTTCATTTCCTTCACCCCTGGCCCTAAAGACAGAAATGGAACTTTTCTGACCAAATGTGAAGCTACAGACATTATTTTATTCAAGGTACGgacattattttattttaagggaaTAGAAGTTCAGTTCAGTCAAACCAGTTTCTGTAATCGTAAGACTACTATCTATCAGCCTTATGGACTTGGTGAGTTGCTGCAAAAGAAAAAGAGAGGCGTAATACCAAAAATCCAAGATAGTGAGATTGAACTTTTtagatactccctccgtcccgtcaatagtttacactttcCTATTTAAGGTGtatcagtcaatagtttacactttcCTTTTCTAGTAAATAAATCAACCCATGTGAGTGTGGACCATTACATTTCCTCCTCATTTCaagttgtttttttatttttttattaattataaacTTATTCCTCTCTCCTTACCTTAATAATCGTGTATAAagcaattgtaaactattgaccgggacagagggagcaTAAGTAAGATTTCAGAAGTAGAAAATCCATCCCATTTAGGAAATACATAAGCTAACAGGAGAGTTTATGTAGTTTCCTTCACCATTAGCCCTTTATGTAAAAACCTTTTGCACTTATTTTGCTTTTTGGAAAGAAGGATAAGGGGACTAATCAATAATGTGCTGAGTATTAAAGATGATTTGAAAAAATAAACTACATGCTCTTCAACTGCCGAAAAATGTATAATAATCATGAAGACAACTCCTAATTTTAATTCCAATTATATGCCTCAGAAACTTGGATATACGAGCACATTTCAAGACAGCAGATTGATAGTACAGTGTCCTTTTTTTTCTTATAACTGTATAAAGCTACTTAATCCTGTATTTGCTAGCTTTTTTTACCCATGCGTAAGTGTTCTATATTAAGTCACTTGATTCTCCTTTAGGAAACTTTTCTCCACCTATTGTTTTCCTTTTTGATACGCAAGGGTATTAAATGTCCAACAAATTGAAATCCATTAAAGTGAGGTTGTGGAGATGTACAGGCTCACAACATAAGACATACAATTAACTATGAAAAGATCAAATTAGCGGCTAACCTTCCAATCAGAGTACAGTAATGTCTCGTTTAGATCCACAACGAGTGTAAAAATACTATTTTGCAATTGAGGAGGCAAATCAGGAAGGAGCTTATCTGATAGTGGTTCAGTGTATCCCTGTGAAAGTAATAAGGATATTAATCAGATATGACCCAAGGAAATGTAAGTACGGAAGGCAAAGATGAAATAGAATTGCAAAGTCGCTTACTCGAACGTGCTCCTCAATCTTTCTCCTCAAATCTAGGTAGAGGTCAATTGTCTTAGCAGGCGCTGGAATGCCAGATAAGATTGAAACCATTGTTAAAAAGGTAATGGGATTGAAACCATTGTTAAAAAGGTAATGGGATTCAAACCATTGTTAAAAAGATAACACTGAAACCATTCATCCCTTCTTGGTTCTAGCCATTGAAGCACTTATTATTCAATTGTGAGTTTAAAGGTTCTAATCTTTATCTTGAAGATAGTTAATTGCTTTGCTCTTAATCTTATGAATGTTATTTTAAGATCATATATCTCATCGTTCTGTTGTTAGTTTAGTTAATTGAACATAATTTGTTAATTAACTTTACACTAGTAACAACTAGGGGTTAATATTGCACGGGATTCATAGATATTGATACTTGGGAGCAATTAACATATATTTAAAGTACAACTGGATTGTATGTACTATTTATCCCTTATCAAATTCTCTAATCATTATTGTTGCTATTAGATTAAATCTTATTGTTAGGGTTGTTCAATAGTTAGGGCTAGTTAAGACTTAAGAACGGGATAcgttttaattagttaattattaaGGGAGAATAGGAATTTTATGATTCATGGTAAGGTAGTCAAGATTATATTAAGTAGGACCGGATTTCAATGATCAATTGGTATTAAGTCACGGATTTGTGCTTGACCTAAGACCTTTAAAATCATCTGATCTTACTCATCTTACTATTAGTTTAGTCTTGGTTCATTATTTAATTAAACAAACCATAAATCCCCCCTCCTATCTCCTCTCCCCCTAAACTGGTTACTTTACTCTACACTCTTGTAcactttaattaatttagtccTTTCTTGTGGGTTCGACCCGTTtcactttattattgttttagtaGTCTAGTCAAGTAAGTGATTATAAATTTACTTCGATAGGCATACGACTTTTAGCCCGTCAACCTCATGCATACGAGGCGCACTATTCTTGCAAACAACCTTTATATCTCAAAATAAAACCGTGTGACAAGTGTACCTTTTCTTGAGGCCATCATCAAAGGAGCTTAAATATAGGAATGACAGGGGCAAAGCGAAGGGTGTAATAAAAAAAAATCTACAAGAAAAAAATATAGAAAATGCATAGAGGTGCAGAGGCAGGCTGGCGGCAGCCCCTCGAAAGTTTTTGCTATCGTTTCAGTGTGTCTTCCGCCTAAATGAGCCCTAGACCAGCTTTTTTAAGCTAAGTTCCATGAGTGGGCACAAATAACAATAACATAACCATTTCCTTTCCATGATAGAGTAAAATAATGTACTTTATGTCTTTAATAGAGTAAATTATCGTCTTTTCAAGAAAACTAAGCACTAGATAGCATTGTCGTCCAAGCTATTTATCACTTGAATAAGCAAAATATAGCAgcttgtaaaaaaaaaagagagagaaaagaaTCTTATTTCATTCTTTAATATGGATAGCGAGCAAATATATCAACCACATTCAATTGGAAGAAGACTCAGAAAGGAAGAGAGAAGTATACCTGATACAACAGCAGATTGAAGTttctacaaaataagaaaaaagtTTTGTAAGAAACCAACAAAGCATTTCAATGCATAACTGTACATTTGAAAATATGCATCACAAACAAATATGCACACATTATGCAAATTGATGGAGAACTGAACAAGACTTGAAGAATATCCCATTACAAGAGAAACAGAAGATTAGTTGTAACACTCACACTGATAGTAGATGCATCATCTTGTGTTGAGTATTTAGAAGCGCGAAATGCTTTTGTCTGATTGTCCAGTTCATCTACCGTGTATACTGCAAGTAGAATCCACATCTATTACCACATTTGATAAAACGCTGCTCCATCACAGTTATACTTGCAATCAATAATATTGATGACAATGCCACTACTTTTGAAAATAAGTTTTGACAATCACATACAAGAGAAATTATACAATTGGGTTTTGAGTtaacggaaaatataacttaGCCCTAATTAGTCTATAATCGCTACTCCTCCATGGGAGCCACTTTCTTCCTCCTCCGCTCACCTAGTTTGCTCCCCTCCCCCCTCGACCTTAGTAACCTTTTCCTCTCTTCTTCTCCCCTTTactttattaaaataatattgcTTCGGTGTAATATGGATACATTGTTTCAGCCCCAATTAAGGTGTAAAGTAATCATTCAAGAAACAGCAAAATATAATAGAAGAAAACATAAAAGGACAAAAGAAAAGACGCAAACCGTGAGTGACATAGCCAACAGTAGCAAGAGCACCAGTAACAGCGGCAAATAGTCCAAATTTGAGGGCTGAAAGGAGAGCGTTTCGtttgggaggaggaggaggcggtGGCGAAGGAGGAGGAGGCGTTGTACAAAGAAGCCTGACGGGAGTCTTGAGAAGAGTGTAGTTTCTAGGGTTGAGTTGCTGAAAAGCTCGAGATCTAAGGAGAGacattgacattgacattgccAACCAAATTAATTTGTTAACGCCAAACAATAATGGATGGATGCCTGATTCAGTGATTGATTTCTCTGCTGCGATTATTAGGGCTTTTCCTGATGATTCCACTCACGCCGGAATTCACCCTTTTCTAAAACCCTGACTACTTCCAACTTCCTAGAATCCTAGATCACTTTAATAAGGAAATAacatctttttttattttttatttatttatttattgttgggTTTTCCTGTaacttttttttccaaaaacACATGTTAACCTTGTACTTTATTTTACTGTTCACGGGTCGTTCGGCTCATTAGGCCCATCCCGCATATTTCGTAGGCTTAGACAAATATTTTTGGGTGGTG
Encoded here:
- the LOC141600356 gene encoding mitochondrial import inner membrane translocase subunit TIM50-like, which codes for MSMSMSLLRSRAFQQLNPRNYTLLKTPVRLLCTTPPPPSPPPPPPPKRNALLSALKFGLFAAVTGALATVGYVTHVYTVDELDNQTKAFRASKYSTQDDASTISKLQSAVVSAPAKTIDLYLDLRRKIEEHVRGYTEPLSDKLLPDLPPQLQNSIFTLVVDLNETLLYSDWKRERGWRTFKRPGVDAFLEHLAQFYEIVVYSDNLQMYVDPVLERLDKKQCIAHRLSRAATLYKDGKHYRDLSKLNRDPRRVIYISGHALEHCLQPENCIQIKPWISDDKADTTLLDLIPFLEFVGQSGPPDIRKVIASFQGRDIAKEFIERSKEHQKRMQQKQGRSWRR